Proteins encoded in a region of the Thermococcus stetteri genome:
- a CDS encoding amylo-alpha-1,6-glucosidase: MGHLLLTGIAKHEEEIARRLFQPDTLSRYGIRTLSSEERAYNPFSYHRGSVWPHDNAIIALGLERMGRSDLAREIADRIFSAAKLMPERELPELYSGLDELVPVPRANSPQAWSAASVFALITASLGMEAGNELKISPAEGVELTIRGVQFRRRKYLIRTNGGASVEPL, encoded by the coding sequence ATGGGGCACCTCCTCCTGACGGGAATAGCTAAGCACGAAGAGGAAATAGCCAGGAGGCTCTTCCAGCCGGACACGCTCTCCAGGTACGGAATAAGGACGCTCAGTTCAGAGGAGAGAGCCTACAACCCCTTCAGCTACCACCGCGGTAGTGTCTGGCCCCACGACAACGCCATAATCGCTCTCGGTCTGGAGAGGATGGGTAGGAGCGACCTTGCCAGGGAGATAGCCGACAGGATCTTTTCCGCCGCCAAGCTCATGCCCGAGAGGGAGCTTCCGGAGCTCTACAGCGGCCTCGACGAGCTCGTTCCAGTCCCGCGGGCGAACTCTCCCCAGGCCTGGAGTGCCGCGAGCGTCTTCGCTCTAATTACAGCCTCCCTAGGCATGGAAGCTGGAAATGAGCTGAAGATCAGCCCAGCCGAAGGTGTAGAGCTCACGATCAGGGGAGTCCAGTTTAGGAGGAGAAAATACTTGATCAGAACCAATGGAGGGGCTTCGGTTGAACCCCTTTGA